The Thomasclavelia ramosa DSM 1402 genome includes a region encoding these proteins:
- a CDS encoding MurR/RpiR family transcriptional regulator, giving the protein MKFEERVLQQEFTLNDTDDLIVDYIRKNKANLEHLSIQKVAEDLYLVPNSIMRLCKKLGYKGFAEMKFLVNNEVSENLDIQKLLSKNLYKSMELINYKTLEEVAAKIKNARTCHFIGVGESLYFCEMMVDNLRCYDYRAEYYQTYREIEYRIKHCEEKDILFVISASGENGRLNNWVEEAKQNGIFVISVTHFNENRLAGLAHIPLYYWGDEQKLNGYNVADRTGMMMLLRELTEVFWRMYCV; this is encoded by the coding sequence ATGAAATTTGAAGAACGGGTCTTACAACAAGAGTTTACACTAAACGATACAGATGATCTAATTGTTGATTATATTCGTAAAAATAAAGCAAATTTGGAACATTTATCAATTCAAAAGGTAGCCGAAGATCTTTATCTTGTTCCCAACTCAATCATGCGTCTTTGTAAAAAGTTAGGGTATAAAGGCTTTGCAGAGATGAAATTTTTAGTTAATAACGAAGTATCAGAAAATTTAGATATTCAAAAATTATTATCAAAGAATTTGTATAAATCAATGGAACTAATTAATTATAAAACGTTAGAAGAAGTTGCCGCTAAGATCAAGAATGCCCGAACATGTCACTTTATTGGTGTCGGTGAGTCATTATATTTTTGTGAAATGATGGTCGATAATTTGCGATGTTATGATTATCGAGCTGAATATTATCAAACTTATCGTGAAATTGAATATCGAATCAAGCATTGTGAAGAAAAAGATATTTTGTTTGTAATTAGTGCAAGTGGTGAGAATGGTCGTTTGAATAATTGGGTAGAAGAAGCAAAACAGAATGGAATTTTTGTTATTTCGGTTACCCATTTTAATGAAAATCGATTGGCTGGTTTAGCACATATTCCATTATATTATTGGGGTGATGAACAAAAATTGAATGGCTATAATGTTGCGGATCGAACAGGGATGATGATGCTGCTTCGAGAGTTGACAGAGGTATTTTGGAGGATGTACTGTGTATAA
- a CDS encoding DNA-3-methyladenine glycosylase family protein: MEYFEYSDIEIEYLKSRDPVLKQVIEQIGIIKRAVIPDLFAALINSIVGQQISTKAHQTIWQRINNSFSPITPANFKSLSAEELQKCGITMKKAHYIKEITRRIISDQLDLERLADLSNEEVIEQLCELPGIGRWTAEMILTFSLQRKDIISYSDLAILRGMRMVYHHRRITPQLFTKYKRRYGPYATIASLYLWAVAAGAIPELKDYAPKSKNNVRI; encoded by the coding sequence ATGGAATATTTTGAATATAGCGATATTGAAATTGAATATTTGAAAAGTAGGGATCCTGTTTTAAAACAAGTAATCGAGCAGATTGGTATAATTAAACGTGCGGTAATACCTGATTTATTTGCAGCTTTAATTAATTCGATTGTTGGTCAACAAATTTCTACTAAAGCCCATCAAACAATTTGGCAGAGAATCAACAATTCTTTTAGTCCGATTACCCCAGCAAATTTTAAATCACTTTCAGCTGAGGAATTACAAAAATGTGGCATTACGATGAAAAAAGCACATTATATCAAAGAAATAACGAGACGGATCATTAGTGATCAATTGGATTTGGAGCGATTAGCTGATCTATCAAATGAAGAGGTTATAGAACAGCTTTGTGAGTTACCTGGAATCGGGAGATGGACAGCAGAGATGATTTTAACATTTTCATTACAACGTAAAGATATAATTAGTTATAGCGATTTAGCAATTTTACGGGGAATGCGCATGGTCTATCATCATCGGCGAATTACACCTCAACTATTCACTAAATATAAACGTCGCTATGGACCATATGCAACAATTGCCAGTTTGTATTTATGGGCAGTTGCTGCGGGAGCAATTCCAGAATTGAAAGATTATGCACCGAAATCAAAAAATAATGTTAGAATATAA
- a CDS encoding alkyl sulfatase dimerization domain-containing protein, with protein MLGEEKLINFTKTNYQKKITKVNERVYHFLGYGHSNAIAIIGETSIILIDTLDSDYRAKVMKDELAKISDKPVKTIIYTHGHPDHLGGAGTFRDTVVEVIAFKPRKPILKYYDRISKLLNQRGIYQHGYGLTDQEAISQGIGIREGKEIKEGKYDFIKPTTYYEQKVVERVIDGIKLKMVSAVGEADDEIYVWLEDDQIMCCGDNYYGCWPNLYAIRGTMYRDVATWIDTLNEILNYPAVALLPGHTRVLWQNEIKAIVGTFRDAIEDILFKTLDCMNQGMSLEETVKNVKLAPIYQDKEYLGEYYGTVEWSVKSIYNGYVGWFDGDPVKLLPHPTEAYNQAVLALIGDNDKLILAIKNYMAQEDYQMALQLIELLMVQDNSLQIIELKKQALLMRAKQVTSANARHYLIACAKSL; from the coding sequence ATGTTAGGTGAAGAAAAGTTAATTAATTTTACGAAAACAAACTATCAAAAGAAAATTACTAAAGTTAATGAACGGGTATATCATTTTTTGGGCTATGGACATAGTAATGCAATTGCGATTATTGGGGAAACTTCAATTATATTAATTGATACTCTTGATTCTGATTATCGTGCAAAAGTGATGAAAGATGAACTAGCGAAAATTAGTGATAAACCGGTTAAAACAATTATTTATACTCATGGACATCCTGATCATTTAGGAGGAGCAGGTACTTTTCGGGATACAGTTGTAGAAGTAATAGCATTTAAACCTCGAAAACCAATTTTAAAATACTACGATAGAATTAGTAAACTACTAAATCAACGAGGGATTTATCAGCATGGTTATGGATTAACAGATCAGGAAGCGATTAGTCAAGGAATTGGAATCCGTGAAGGAAAAGAAATTAAAGAAGGAAAATATGATTTTATAAAACCGACGACATATTATGAGCAAAAAGTGGTTGAACGAGTAATTGATGGAATTAAATTAAAGATGGTTAGTGCTGTAGGTGAAGCAGATGATGAAATCTATGTTTGGTTAGAAGATGATCAGATAATGTGTTGTGGAGATAATTATTATGGATGCTGGCCTAATCTTTATGCAATAAGAGGAACCATGTATCGCGATGTTGCGACATGGATTGATACTTTAAATGAGATTTTAAATTATCCAGCTGTTGCATTATTACCAGGACATACACGAGTTTTATGGCAAAATGAGATTAAAGCAATAGTGGGAACTTTTAGGGATGCCATCGAGGATATTTTATTTAAAACATTAGATTGTATGAATCAGGGAATGTCTTTGGAAGAAACTGTTAAAAATGTTAAATTAGCACCAATATATCAGGATAAAGAATATTTAGGTGAGTATTATGGTACTGTAGAATGGTCAGTGAAAAGTATTTATAATGGTTATGTAGGATGGTTTGATGGGGATCCTGTGAAGTTATTGCCACATCCAACTGAGGCTTATAATCAGGCGGTACTTGCTTTAATTGGTGATAATGATAAACTAATATTAGCTATTAAAAATTATATGGCACAAGAAGATTATCAAATGGCATTGCAATTAATTGAGTTATTGATGGTGCAAGATAATTCATTACAAATTATAGAACTGAAAAAACAAGCCTTATTGATGCGGGCTAAACAAGTGACATCTGCTAATGCTCGTCATTATTTAATTGCATGTGCTAAATCATTATAA
- a CDS encoding prolyl-tRNA synthetase associated domain-containing protein, which produces MDIYKFLTQLGIDYQKINHQSVSTVEEAMFINEQIDGVACKNLFLKSSDKQFFIYMMTVERRADLKYIAKQIGSKRLSFASDEELVELLKLIPGSVTPLGIINDNKRVKILIDRELRAQRLLIHPNINTATISITYDDLLLFINACGNEYLII; this is translated from the coding sequence ATGGATATATATAAATTTTTAACACAGTTAGGTATTGATTATCAAAAAATTAATCACCAATCAGTTAGCACTGTTGAAGAAGCAATGTTTATTAATGAGCAAATTGATGGAGTAGCATGTAAAAATCTATTTTTAAAAAGTAGTGATAAACAATTCTTCATTTATATGATGACGGTTGAAAGGCGTGCTGACTTGAAATATATAGCTAAACAAATTGGTAGTAAGCGGCTAAGCTTTGCTAGTGATGAAGAACTTGTAGAATTGTTAAAGCTAATTCCAGGATCAGTGACACCATTAGGAATAATTAATGATAATAAGCGAGTAAAAATATTGATTGATCGTGAATTAAGAGCACAACGATTATTAATTCACCCTAATATTAATACAGCAACAATATCAATTACCTATGATGATTTGTTATTGTTTATTAATGCTTGTGGAAATGAGTATTTAATTATTTAA
- a CDS encoding DEAD/DEAH box helicase, which translates to MLVTDKELHRIVSSVRNLRTGRIYYQKDYVREITITYDRLFDDYTIEGIVDNGSYENVCKIVIDQDNKITDYSCNCYWCDELSACGHIGAVLLKVQELSPDDFPFKYKSKNGKISYFDKLVQIRQQQEEELLKNELAVTKNLIASFKTAKAIDFNQVKLNQKYDLEVQIKINYGHPCLKFKVGSDKKYIIKNIPNFLSALANNEYVEYGKQLAFVHNQKVFSDEALKIIELMKFCMITYERYQQEYYYDISHVTNEIKIIPESIEYIYEVLKDLEKTNQHLSIYQYNYQPTLHIRKLEKYYSLELKDFDEFCGYKNLYKITENEIGMVKLDDEGKAIKFIHNCESKDKLLLAKEDVNDFVKYILNDIKQYFNYTGDLLTSEVVETEILTLYGDINELEQIKVYLESKQGLETIYSFQQSRKQTSINFDLIEDYLKEIGDVVDFEKHCMYLNLESEKTYSFLNEGLPFLANYCEVMVSDALKKIGKKSQFSINVGVTLENDLLAIDIESIDIPKDELALVLNSYQKKKKFHRLKNGQLLYLDSDELEELNEFMTDYQIRPKMLEDGHLEMDVYRAFSLDNKAETSNYLVYDRSTVFKEIIDNFKDIAKQSYPLTPNYQEILRDYQKFGYQWLQSISSYGFGGILADDMGLGKTLQMIVLLDQNRDDKKTSLVVCPSSLLLNWQDEIHKFSNSLSCTCIHGSLKRRKEAIRKFNEVDVLITTYDYMRRDANLYDGYQFENIILDEAQYIKNPKTKNAITVKSLKAKHRFALTGTPIENSLAELWSIFDFLMPEYLYSYHYFKTNYETPIVKNHDENKQQELKKLITPFILRRNKKDVLTELPEKIEKTLSIEFNEEENKLYLANLIQVNKELQEQLNYDNVDRIAILAMLTRLRQICCEPRIIYDNISNISSKLSGCLDLIRNFLGNNQKVLLFSSFTSVLDLIAKELEKESITYYQLTGDTKKEERHRLVNQFQNDDTTVFLISLKAGGTGLNLTAAEAVIHFDPWWNMSAQNQATDRAYRIGQENVVTVYKLVMKDSVEEKILELQNKKKNLADSFVENNEGSITTMSTNDIIELFKV; encoded by the coding sequence GTGCTTGTAACTGACAAAGAATTACATAGAATCGTAAGCAGTGTTAGAAATCTAAGAACAGGACGAATATATTATCAAAAAGATTATGTTAGAGAAATCACAATTACTTATGATCGACTTTTTGATGATTATACAATTGAAGGCATTGTTGATAATGGTAGTTATGAAAATGTGTGTAAAATCGTTATTGATCAAGATAATAAGATTACTGACTATAGTTGTAATTGTTATTGGTGTGATGAACTCTCGGCTTGCGGTCATATTGGGGCTGTTTTGCTGAAGGTTCAAGAGTTATCACCTGATGATTTTCCATTTAAATATAAAAGTAAAAATGGTAAGATAAGTTATTTCGACAAGTTAGTACAAATTCGTCAGCAGCAGGAAGAAGAACTGCTAAAAAATGAATTAGCAGTAACAAAAAACCTAATAGCATCATTTAAGACTGCTAAAGCAATTGATTTTAATCAGGTTAAACTAAATCAAAAGTATGATCTTGAAGTCCAGATCAAGATTAATTATGGGCACCCATGTTTAAAATTCAAAGTAGGAAGTGATAAAAAGTATATAATAAAAAATATTCCTAATTTTTTAAGTGCATTAGCAAATAATGAATATGTTGAATATGGTAAACAATTAGCGTTTGTTCATAATCAAAAAGTATTTAGTGATGAAGCACTGAAGATTATTGAATTAATGAAATTTTGTATGATCACTTATGAGCGGTATCAACAGGAATATTATTACGATATATCGCATGTGACAAATGAGATAAAGATTATTCCCGAAAGTATTGAATATATCTATGAAGTATTAAAAGATTTAGAAAAAACTAATCAACATTTATCAATTTATCAATACAATTATCAGCCTACTTTACATATAAGGAAACTTGAAAAATATTATTCGCTTGAATTAAAGGATTTTGATGAATTTTGTGGTTATAAAAATCTTTATAAGATTACTGAAAATGAAATAGGTATGGTTAAGCTGGATGATGAAGGAAAAGCAATCAAATTTATTCATAATTGCGAAAGTAAAGACAAATTATTATTAGCAAAAGAAGATGTAAATGACTTTGTTAAATATATTTTAAATGATATTAAGCAATATTTTAATTATACTGGGGACTTATTAACAAGTGAAGTTGTCGAAACAGAAATATTGACACTCTATGGCGATATTAATGAATTGGAACAAATCAAAGTTTATCTTGAAAGTAAACAAGGCCTAGAAACGATTTATTCATTTCAACAGTCGAGAAAGCAAACATCAATTAATTTTGATTTAATTGAAGATTATTTAAAAGAGATTGGTGATGTAGTTGATTTTGAAAAACATTGTATGTATTTGAATTTAGAAAGTGAAAAAACTTACTCCTTTTTAAATGAAGGTTTGCCTTTTTTAGCTAATTATTGTGAAGTGATGGTTAGTGATGCACTTAAAAAGATTGGGAAGAAAAGTCAATTTAGTATTAATGTAGGAGTGACTTTAGAAAATGACTTATTGGCAATTGACATTGAAAGTATTGATATTCCTAAAGATGAATTAGCGTTAGTCTTAAACTCATATCAAAAGAAGAAGAAATTTCATCGGTTAAAAAATGGTCAACTATTATATCTTGATTCTGATGAGCTGGAAGAATTAAATGAATTTATGACTGATTATCAAATTAGACCAAAGATGCTTGAGGATGGACATTTAGAAATGGATGTCTATCGGGCTTTTAGTCTTGATAATAAAGCCGAAACAAGCAATTATTTAGTATATGATCGTAGTACCGTATTTAAAGAAATTATTGATAATTTTAAAGATATAGCTAAACAGAGTTATCCCTTAACGCCTAATTATCAAGAAATTTTACGCGATTATCAGAAATTTGGATATCAATGGCTTCAATCAATTAGTTCTTATGGCTTTGGAGGAATTTTGGCCGATGATATGGGGCTTGGTAAAACCTTACAAATGATTGTTTTACTGGATCAAAATCGGGATGATAAAAAAACTAGTTTAGTTGTTTGTCCATCATCATTGCTATTGAATTGGCAAGATGAGATACATAAATTTTCTAATTCTTTATCTTGTACTTGTATTCACGGCAGTCTAAAACGACGAAAAGAAGCAATTAGAAAATTTAATGAGGTTGATGTGCTAATTACTACTTATGATTATATGCGTCGTGATGCTAATCTTTATGATGGTTATCAATTTGAAAATATTATTTTGGATGAAGCGCAATATATTAAAAATCCTAAAACTAAGAATGCGATAACAGTAAAATCGTTAAAAGCTAAACATCGTTTTGCTTTAACCGGAACTCCTATAGAAAATTCTTTGGCGGAGTTATGGTCAATTTTTGATTTTTTAATGCCAGAGTATTTGTATAGCTATCATTATTTCAAAACTAATTATGAAACACCGATTGTTAAAAATCATGATGAAAACAAACAGCAGGAACTAAAAAAATTAATTACACCATTTATCTTAAGACGTAATAAAAAAGATGTATTGACTGAATTACCGGAGAAGATTGAAAAAACATTATCAATTGAATTTAATGAAGAAGAAAATAAGTTGTATTTAGCTAATTTAATTCAGGTCAATAAAGAACTGCAAGAACAGCTTAATTATGATAATGTAGATCGTATTGCTATTTTAGCAATGTTGACAAGATTAAGACAAATTTGTTGTGAACCACGGATAATATATGATAATATTTCGAATATTTCATCAAAATTATCGGGATGTCTTGATTTAATCCGAAATTTCCTGGGAAATAATCAAAAAGTGCTATTATTTTCTTCTTTTACTTCCGTGCTTGATTTAATTGCTAAAGAATTGGAGAAAGAAAGTATTACTTATTATCAATTAACAGGTGATACAAAAAAAGAAGAACGTCATCGATTAGTTAATCAATTTCAAAATGATGATACAACAGTATTTTTGATTTCATTAAAAGCTGGGGGAACAGGATTGAATTTGACTGCTGCTGAAGCAGTTATTCATTTTGATCCTTGGTGGAATATGTCAGCACAAAATCAGGCGACTGATCGTGCTTATCGAATCGGGCAAGAAAATGTTGTAACGGTTTATAAATTGGTAATGAAGGATAGTGTTGAAGAAAAGATCTTAGAACTGCAAAATAAAAAGAAAAACTTAGCTGATAGTTTTGTGGAAAATAATGAAGGTAGTATAACAACAATGTCTACTAATGACATTATTGAGTTATTTAAAGTATAA
- the mngA gene encoding PTS 2-O-a-mannosyl-D-glycerate transporter subunit IIABC: MELSKLTSEQLITLNSDLSSKDEIIKFLVSKLYQAGKISNEEDFYQAVLERESLTPTGIDNGLAIPHGKDGVVREAAFAVVTLKKPVKDWESVVEGNKVQYVFLLAIPQNDKNSVQMQLLAEMMTKMANHTYTEKLYASKTVKEFYQNLDNGVNSDEIKSFDRSIVAVTACAAGIAHTYMAAEALTKAGQELGVNVYVEKQGANGIEDRHTNEMLKNASAAIFAVDVAVKEEERFSHLPTIKTKVSAPLKDAKKIIETALVKAEQTARGEYVEHSRHQEAGFLETVKEAVMTGISHVIPLIVAGGMIAAICVIFARTFGFTDLMNTEGSWLYLIKSMGSGLLGTLMVPVLSAYMAYSIGDKPALASGFAAGFCANTVGGGFLLGMLGGIIAGYSIRYLKKWIPAKGTFAGFVSFVIYPVLSCLIVGVLLLVVLGKPVAMINTALVDFLGSMAGTNAALLGAVLGIMVSFDLGGPVNKAAYAFCVAAMAEGVLMPYCAFASIKMVSAFGVTFATKFRKDLFTPEEREVGNSTWLLGLAGITEGAIPFMMADPIRVIISLCTGSAVCGAIVAMFNIGLDVPGAGIFSIFVLTADNIPLAMIVWFGAAVIGAIISAVLLVITRKQKLAKAK, translated from the coding sequence ATGGAATTATCTAAATTAACAAGTGAGCAGCTTATTACTTTAAATAGTGATTTGTCATCAAAAGATGAAATAATTAAATTCTTAGTTTCTAAATTATATCAGGCAGGAAAAATTAGTAATGAGGAAGATTTTTATCAAGCAGTATTAGAACGTGAAAGCTTAACACCAACAGGGATTGATAATGGTCTGGCCATTCCTCATGGAAAAGATGGAGTAGTTAGAGAAGCAGCTTTTGCGGTTGTAACTTTAAAGAAACCTGTGAAGGATTGGGAAAGTGTTGTTGAAGGTAACAAAGTACAATATGTTTTTTTACTTGCAATTCCCCAAAATGATAAGAATTCGGTTCAAATGCAATTATTAGCAGAAATGATGACGAAGATGGCTAATCATACATATACAGAAAAATTATATGCTTCTAAAACAGTAAAAGAATTTTATCAAAATCTGGATAATGGGGTTAATAGTGATGAAATAAAATCCTTTGATCGCTCAATCGTTGCGGTTACTGCGTGTGCCGCTGGTATTGCCCATACTTACATGGCAGCAGAAGCATTAACAAAAGCTGGGCAAGAGTTGGGAGTAAATGTATATGTAGAAAAGCAGGGGGCTAATGGAATTGAAGATCGTCATACTAATGAGATGTTAAAAAATGCAAGTGCAGCTATTTTTGCTGTCGATGTAGCGGTTAAAGAGGAGGAACGTTTTAGTCATTTACCAACGATTAAAACAAAAGTATCTGCACCATTAAAGGATGCTAAAAAGATTATCGAAACAGCGTTAGTTAAAGCAGAACAAACTGCTCGTGGTGAGTATGTAGAACATTCACGACATCAAGAAGCCGGATTTTTAGAAACAGTTAAGGAAGCGGTTATGACAGGAATTAGTCATGTTATTCCATTGATCGTGGCTGGCGGAATGATTGCAGCAATTTGTGTAATCTTTGCAAGAACCTTTGGTTTTACAGATTTGATGAATACCGAAGGAAGTTGGCTTTATTTGATCAAATCAATGGGAAGTGGATTGTTAGGAACCTTGATGGTACCGGTATTATCAGCTTATATGGCTTATTCAATCGGGGATAAACCAGCTTTAGCTTCAGGGTTTGCGGCTGGATTTTGTGCTAATACCGTTGGCGGTGGATTCTTACTCGGGATGCTTGGTGGGATCATTGCTGGGTATTCAATACGCTATTTAAAGAAATGGATTCCAGCTAAAGGAACATTTGCCGGTTTTGTGAGTTTTGTAATTTATCCTGTATTGTCTTGTTTGATTGTTGGAGTCTTATTGTTAGTCGTATTAGGTAAACCAGTTGCAATGATCAATACAGCATTAGTTGACTTTTTAGGATCAATGGCAGGAACAAATGCTGCTTTACTAGGGGCTGTTTTAGGAATCATGGTTTCTTTTGATTTAGGTGGACCAGTAAATAAAGCTGCATATGCTTTCTGTGTTGCTGCAATGGCGGAAGGAGTTTTAATGCCATATTGTGCTTTTGCTTCAATTAAAATGGTTAGTGCATTTGGGGTGACATTTGCGACAAAGTTTAGAAAAGATTTATTTACACCAGAAGAACGTGAAGTAGGAAATTCAACCTGGCTATTAGGTTTAGCAGGAATCACAGAAGGGGCAATTCCGTTTATGATGGCAGATCCAATTCGTGTAATTATATCCCTATGTACTGGTTCTGCAGTTTGTGGAGCGATTGTAGCGATGTTTAATATTGGTCTTGATGTACCTGGGGCAGGAATATTCTCTATTTTCGTATTAACTGCTGATAATATTCCATTAGCGATGATCGTCTGGTTTGGAGCGGCAGTAATTGGAGCGATTATTTCAGCGGTGCTACTTGTAATTACTCGAAAACAGAAATTAGCTAAGGCAAAATAG
- the mngB gene encoding mannosylglycerate hydrolase — protein sequence MANQVHIVPHMHWDREWYFSAEESKLLLLNNMEEILEMLENNEDYPYYVLDGQTAVLEDYLALKPKNLSRIVNLVKKGKLIIGPWYTQTDEMVVGGESIVRNLLYGHKDSQTFGEPMNIGYLPDSFGQSGQMPMILNGFGITRSIFWRGTSERMGSNKTEFYWTSDDGSKVLTQLLPLGYAIGKYLPTDLDELKKRCDKYMPVLQKGATSEHILIPNGHDQMPLQKNIFDVIEQLKRLYPDKNFFLSNYDQIFKELEKKDNYDILHGELLDGKYMRVHRSIFSSRADIKTMNTVIENKITNLLEPLASIAFKLGFEYFDGMMESIWKEIMKNHAHDSIGCCCSDKVHQEISSRFTIANEKVERMIDFYKRKITDAMPKDIALDKLTVFNLLPYPRNRVVRSEVITRMKSFKIVTSEGHEIDYQVINKEIIDAGLIDRQIVHYGNYDPFIKYTIEFKDNFPAMGYQAYLIQEAVEPKEILLDKVDFLENEYYQIKINSNGTLKIYDLVNDHTYDSVLLIEDGSDEGDGYDYSPLLEDYIITSKDAKADYQINRSRYSTTAHIIVEMKVPKDLTSRKQKKCDTSLKIEFQIELKQGERNLDITTNIDNTAKDHRLRVLLPTDIWAQASVSDNQFGIIERPVKDMAIESWQEDNWSERPDSIYPMLSYVAIKGCPLALLTNSVREYEVIGDNYNTLAITLFRSVGYLGKEELVRRPGRPSGIKMPTPDSQLLKPLEFRFALVIENDHAKLSRLAKDYLTPLISYNKMPYNAMKLNEVDFNTPYTFSLLHENNELTTLSVLKKAESSNKLIYRTFNTNNKEVLISLNHDLKDFVDLKEEIVKTNNKLKKNQVKSFILDD from the coding sequence ATGGCAAATCAAGTACACATTGTCCCCCATATGCATTGGGATCGTGAGTGGTATTTTTCAGCCGAAGAATCAAAGTTATTATTACTAAACAATATGGAAGAAATATTAGAAATGTTAGAAAATAATGAGGATTATCCTTATTATGTTCTCGATGGACAAACAGCTGTACTTGAGGATTATCTAGCATTAAAACCAAAAAATTTATCACGAATAGTTAATTTAGTGAAAAAAGGTAAATTAATTATTGGGCCTTGGTACACTCAAACTGATGAGATGGTTGTAGGTGGAGAGTCGATTGTTCGTAATTTATTATACGGTCATAAAGATAGTCAGACTTTTGGAGAACCTATGAATATTGGTTATTTACCAGATTCATTTGGTCAGTCAGGCCAAATGCCAATGATTTTAAACGGTTTTGGAATTACAAGAAGCATATTCTGGCGGGGAACGAGTGAGCGAATGGGTTCAAATAAGACAGAGTTTTATTGGACTAGTGACGATGGTTCAAAAGTCTTAACTCAACTATTACCACTTGGTTATGCAATTGGAAAATATTTACCCACAGATCTTGATGAATTAAAAAAACGTTGTGATAAATATATGCCAGTGTTACAAAAAGGAGCAACTAGTGAACATATATTAATTCCTAATGGTCACGACCAAATGCCATTACAAAAAAATATATTTGATGTCATTGAGCAGTTAAAAAGACTTTATCCAGATAAAAACTTCTTTTTAAGTAACTATGATCAGATATTTAAAGAATTAGAGAAAAAAGATAACTATGATATCCTTCATGGTGAACTGCTGGATGGTAAATATATGCGTGTACATCGTTCGATTTTTTCATCACGGGCAGATATCAAAACAATGAATACCGTAATTGAAAATAAAATTACCAATCTGCTAGAGCCATTGGCTTCCATTGCTTTTAAATTAGGGTTTGAGTATTTTGATGGGATGATGGAATCGATATGGAAAGAGATAATGAAAAATCATGCCCATGATTCAATTGGATGTTGTTGTAGTGATAAAGTACATCAAGAAATAAGCAGCCGTTTTACGATTGCTAATGAGAAAGTAGAGCGAATGATTGACTTTTATAAACGAAAGATTACTGATGCAATGCCTAAAGATATTGCGCTTGATAAACTAACGGTCTTTAATTTACTCCCTTATCCAAGAAATCGAGTGGTTCGCAGTGAAGTTATCACGAGAATGAAAAGTTTTAAAATTGTTACTAGTGAGGGTCATGAAATAGATTATCAAGTTATTAATAAAGAAATCATTGATGCTGGGTTAATTGATCGTCAGATTGTTCATTATGGGAATTATGATCCATTTATAAAATATACAATTGAATTTAAAGATAATTTTCCTGCGATGGGGTATCAGGCTTATTTAATTCAAGAAGCAGTAGAGCCAAAAGAAATTTTATTAGATAAAGTGGACTTTCTGGAAAATGAATACTATCAGATTAAAATTAATAGTAATGGAACTTTAAAAATATATGATTTAGTTAATGATCATACTTATGATTCCGTTTTATTGATTGAAGATGGTAGTGATGAGGGTGATGGTTATGATTATTCACCATTATTGGAAGATTATATCATAACTTCTAAAGATGCTAAGGCAGATTATCAAATCAATAGATCCAGGTATTCTACTACAGCTCATATAATTGTCGAAATGAAAGTACCAAAAGATTTAACAAGTCGTAAACAAAAGAAATGTGATACAAGTTTAAAAATTGAATTTCAAATAGAATTAAAACAAGGGGAACGAAATCTTGACATTACAACTAATATTGATAATACAGCTAAAGATCATCGACTTAGAGTACTTCTTCCAACTGATATTTGGGCTCAGGCCTCAGTTAGTGATAATCAGTTTGGGATAATTGAACGCCCAGTAAAAGATATGGCGATAGAATCATGGCAAGAAGATAATTGGAGCGAGCGGCCAGATAGTATTTATCCAATGCTTAGTTACGTTGCAATCAAGGGTTGTCCATTAGCTTTACTCACTAATTCAGTTAGAGAATATGAAGTAATTGGGGATAATTATAATACCCTGGCAATTACGTTATTTCGATCAGTTGGCTATTTAGGTAAAGAAGAATTAGTTCGGCGTCCGGGACGACCATCAGGAATTAAGATGCCTACACCAGATTCACAATTATTAAAACCATTAGAGTTTAGATTTGCGCTTGTTATTGAAAATGATCACGCTAAATTATCACGTTTAGCTAAAGATTATTTAACGCCATTAATTAGTTATAATAAAATGCCGTACAATGCGATGAAGTTAAATGAGGTTGATTTTAACACTCCATATACTTTCTCTCTGCTTCATGAAAATAATGAACTTACTACACTAAGTGTTTTAAAAAAGGCAGAATCTTCAAATAAATTAATTTATCGAACTTTTAATACTAATAATAAAGAGGTTTTAATTTCTTTAAATCATGATCTTAAAGATTTTGTTGATTTAAAAGAAGAGATAGTTAAGACTAATAATAAACTAAAAAAGAATCAAGTAAAGTCATTTATTTTAGATGATTAA